A single genomic interval of Syntrophobotulus glycolicus DSM 8271 harbors:
- the queD gene encoding 6-carboxytetrahydropterin synthase QueD translates to MAKATIVKEFTFDAAHRLEGYQGLCQNLHGHTYKLQVGIYGPVKNEAGAADDGMVWDFVKLKQAIKEKIIDKLDHQYINELVSFRPTSENIALWMMKTLLAANIPVKFIRLYETPTSYVEIHEGDIGE, encoded by the coding sequence ATGGCGAAAGCAACAATAGTAAAAGAATTTACATTTGATGCCGCTCACAGGCTGGAGGGCTATCAGGGCCTATGCCAAAATCTCCACGGGCATACCTATAAGCTCCAGGTCGGTATTTATGGACCGGTGAAAAATGAGGCCGGAGCGGCCGATGACGGCATGGTGTGGGATTTTGTCAAATTGAAGCAGGCAATAAAAGAAAAAATAATCGATAAGCTGGACCATCAGTATATCAATGAGCTTGTATCGTTCAGGCCTACTTCGGAAAATATCGCTCTCTGGATGATGAAGACCTTACTGGCGGCCAATATTCCCGTTAAATTTATCCGGCTCTATGAAACACCCAC